The genome window CGCAGGATTTGGAGTTCGGTTAGAAATTCCTATGCTCGGTCTCGTCGGTTTTGACTTGGGTTACGGCTTTGATCGTGAGGGAAAAAGTAAATGGGAACCGCACCTTCAAATCGGACGAACTTTTTAGCGAGAAATTATTTTTATTATAGAATATTGACACACACACAATGGATTATTTATAATAATCCAACTTCTGAAGGATGTCTGCAGTAAGCAGACTCAGTTCATTAAAAAACTGGGCAGGGAAGGCCGTGAAAATCGGCCACGGTCGCACCCACTGTAAACGGTAAGGGCTTCCAATATGCCACTGCCTTTAAGTACAAAGGTGGGAAGGCGGAAGCCTACGAAGCCGTAAGTCAGGAGGCCTATCCTTCAGAAGAAACATAAATCACCTTGTGCGGAAAGGAGTGATTATGAATAAGTTAAGATGTGAGTTTGTTTTAGTTATTATTTTTTTTGCAGTGGTGTACCCTCTTTTTTCAGAAAAATTAGTAGCTCAAAAACAGAACGATGCCGATAAATTAGTAAAAAAAGAAAGCGAATATACAACTGATACTATTATTGTTACAGCTACCCGTTCCCATTGTTTAATGTCCAATCTACCACAAAATGTTTTGGTACTTACTAAGAAGGAAATAATGCGAAAATCTAACGGAGATATTCAATCGAGTCTAACAGGAACTTTAGGCCTTGATATCCGAAGCTGTTCTTTCTTGGGTAGTGTTTCATCAATTAGCATTTGGGGGAGCACAAGTCAACAAACTCTTATATTATTAGATGGCATACCAATTAATTCACCTTCCGTGGGAATTCCCGATTTAGGCTTATATCCAGTTGGTAACCTAGAACGAATTGAAATTGTAAAAGGACCAGTATCAAGTATTTATGGTGCTAATGCCTTAGCCGGAGTAATCAATTTAATTACTAATTTTCCTGAACCGGTTTCGCAATCTCCTAACGTTCTTTTGCGGTTTAATTATGGTTTTTCAAGTGTTTATACGGGCGACGCCCACTTAATTGGACGTGTAGGAAGTCTTCGCTATCAGCTCTTTGGTTATCGTTTAAAATCAAGCGGTTTTAGAACGAATGACGACCTGCTAACTCAAGGCGCATATTTTACCTCAGCATATCAACTCCTACCTTATCTAAAATTTCGTCTTGACTTGGGTTATGGTAACAAAAACTTAGGAACACCGGGACCAATGCCTGATTCTTCACAACATCCAATTTATGGTGATAGTACTTGTTTTAGCATTTATGACCGCCAAATTGACACTTTATTGATATTGAAATCACATGTAGAAGTAAAAATCGGATCGCGATTTACTTCTCATATAAAGGGAGCTAAAATTATCAATAATACTTTTTATCAATGGGTCGATCAATTTAATTCTTCTAATATATCAATAAATAAAGATCGCTATCACAATCATAATCTTTTCTTAAATATTACTAACACTCATATACTATCATCTCCGCTAAATTTAAGTTGGGGACTAGATTTAGAGAAAAAAAACGTTTTGATAAATTCGAGCTATCCCCCATCAACTCAAGTAAACGCTCAAATGAACAATTGCGGATTTTTTAATAACCTGGTTCTTAATCTGCGTAGTGTAACGTTTCTTAGTAATTTGCGTATTGATTACAACTCGGCGTTTAAGAATTTCATAAGTTATGGAATGGGACTAACAAAACTAATAAGTACTAACTGGAAACTAAAAACTCATTGGGGGACCGGATTTCGGGCACCGACCTTATCTGATCTGTATTGGCCTAATTCTGGCAATCCAAACCTAAAACCAGAGCACGCTAATACATTCCAGATCGGGACTGAATTCGTATTGGTGTCCAACTTAAGGTTTTCAATAACAGGCTTTTACCGGCGGACTCACAATTTAATCAGTTGGATACCTGACACTAATAATTTTTGGCGTCCCACCAACATTGATTCCGCACAAGTTTCTGGCGTTGAGTTTTCTAGTGTTGCGCAAATATTTAAAAACTTTACTTTCCAAATTGGTGGAACAATTCAAAATCCAATTCAAATAAAGAAAGAACTAACCTATTATGATTTTATAACCTCAGAAGCTCGTTTTGAATATAAAAGACGAAGACAAGCTTATCTACCTCAAATCATTGTTGTCGGTCAACTAAATTACGAAACCAATTTTAATACCAATTTATCCTTGTGGGCACGGTTTGTCTCGGATCGAGTTAATTATTATCAATCATACGTGCAACTACCAGAGATTGTTTATGAAACCAAAAGGCTTAATTCTTATTTAATCCTTTCGCTAGACATTACCCAAGAAATTTTTCGTAAGCTAACTTTATCTTTTCGCGTTAACAATCTTTTGAATACTCGTTACAGTGAGCAATTTGGTAACTCCATGATTGATCGAGACTATCCACAACCCGGGAGAACAATTTTTTTAGGAGTCGAATTAAAATCTTAGCCGGTATGACCAAAACCACCTTGATTACGTTTAGTTGGTTTCAATTTTTTTACGGATCGTAATGTTGCTCTGTATACGCGACTAAAAACAAGTTGAGCAATGCGGTCACCTTTTTTAATCACAAATGGTTTATTGCTAAAATTAAAAAGAATAACTTTGAGTTCACCACGATAATCGGAATCGATTGTCCCTGGACTATTAAGAACTCCAATGCCCGAATTAGCAGCTAGTCCAGACCGGGCGCGGATTTGCCCTTCAAAACCTTTAGGGATTTCTAAGGCGATACCGGTGCCGACCACTTTGAATTCACCAGGAGCAATTGTTAGTTCGTCAGCCGCATATAGATCTAAACCTGAGGCACCTGGGGTTTGATATTTTGGGGGTGGTAAATCTCTTAGTTTACAATATTTAACAATAAGCTTCATTGACCATCCAGTTTAGGCTGTCTTTTGACGGGAATCAAATGTTTGGTTCGCTCTACCACAACTCGCTTAGCTAAGCGATCACAAACACGGTTTTTTTCTCGAGGAATCAATTGAAAGGTAACCATTGGGAGTTTTCTTAAAACATTTTGGGCTTGGGCATATAATTTTTTAAGCTTACGGTCCCGCACTCGGTATTGTCCGAGCATCTGATTGTATAATAATTCAGAATCGGTTCTAATAACAATTTCGGATATTTTAGCTTGAGAAGTTAAACTAAGTTGTGTTGCCAGAAACTCTAAGGCGTAAAGTAAGGCATAGTATTCGGCTTCATTATTGGTCCGAATACCTATATACCGAGCAAACCAATGCTTGGTATTAGAGCTCCGGGGCAATTTGCCATAGATATACACGCCAACTCCTGACGGACCAGGATTACCTTGCGAGGAGCCGTCGATATAAACAATGACCCTTTTTTCTAAATCCGTGGTCAAAAATTACGCCTCGATGTTATTAATCTCTTGAGATATTATGATCCGACCGCAATATTCACAAAAATGCAGTCGGTCGTTTTTCTTAACATCCAAAATTTTTTGAGCCGGTATTGGATTAAAACAACCTTGACAGCGCTCAGCATTAATCGCTACCACCGCCAAACCGTTTTTGTTTTTTCGAATTCGTTCGTATATAGCTACCGTCTCAGGACGCAATTCCTTAATAAGCGCTTGGCGGTTATGTTCCCGTTCGGTAATGGCCTGTTGGACCTCAGTGGCTTCTTTCTCAAGCATCTTAATTTTTTCGGCAGTAATGACTTCGGTCTCTTTAAGCTCAGTCTCCAGGTCCTTAAGTTCTTTTTCAGTTGTTTCTAAGTTTTCTAAAACTTCAATAATTTTATCTTCAATTCGGGTTTTTTCTTTTTTCTGGGCGTCGATTTCTTTTAAGAATGCCTTATACTGTTCGTTGGTTTTCGCCGAATATAGTTGGGCTGAATATTGCGCGATTTTATCTTCAACACTTTTTAGTTCAACTTCTAATAATTTATTTTCTTTTTTGAGTTTAATGATTTTTTCTTGATGGTCTTTAATCTCTTTCTTTTTATTCTCAATAATTAGTTTTAGCCCTTCAATCCGTTTGGGGATATCATTACTTTTATCCTGTAAAATTTTCAGCTCATTATCCAACCTCTGAAGTTTAACTAATTTTTCTAAGACCTCGCGCATTTTCGGATAAAAAAATTGGGGTATGTCGGAGCTCGACATACCCCAGGTTAATGGGCGATACCTGATTTGAACAGGTGACCTCTTGCATGTCAAGCAAGCGCTCTAACCAAAGCTGAGCTAATCGCCCATTTTTTCTAGTCATTAATATTAAATATAACTAATTTTAGCCAAAAGTCAAGGACAATTTTTATTCGCCGACGATATTTGACCAAAACCAAAATATTTAGGCATCTATATATTTAGAGCAATCAAAATCAATTGATGAGAGTCCTGCTTCCCGGTAGCGTCTAGGGGACGGCCTGGGGCGGTTTACGGCTTGTAGCCAAGAAGATAAAACCTATTGGAAGAACAAAATACACATTACCATAAAACTTTTCTGCGGAACTTTAAGTATATGCTTCATATGATCTTGAATGAATCTGGGCCAGCTAATGATAATTATTGTAAGTTTCTAATTCACAATCAATGTCGTTAGTCTAACGGGCTAATTTATTTTTCGAAATAATTTTAATTGACAAGATTTTTATTTTTATTATAATGTAAGGTTACACCTATGAAATTTATTTATTCAGATAAATATGAGGTCGATCTTGGGGCCCATGTGTTCCCTACAGAAAAATATCGCTTAATCAAAGAACGCCTAATCAAAGAAAAATTAGCCACCGAGGCTGATTTTATTACCCCAGGGCCAGCCCCAATCGAGGACATTAAATTAGTTCATACCCCAGCTTATGT of candidate division WOR-3 bacterium contains these proteins:
- a CDS encoding C4-type zinc ribbon domain-containing protein; this encodes MREVLEKLVKLQRLDNELKILQDKSNDIPKRIEGLKLIIENKKKEIKDHQEKIIKLKKENKLLEVELKSVEDKIAQYSAQLYSAKTNEQYKAFLKEIDAQKKEKTRIEDKIIEVLENLETTEKELKDLETELKETEVITAEKIKMLEKEATEVQQAITEREHNRQALIKELRPETVAIYERIRKNKNGLAVVAINAERCQGCFNPIPAQKILDVKKNDRLHFCEYCGRIIISQEINNIEA
- a CDS encoding TonB-dependent receptor; protein product: MNKLRCEFVLVIIFFAVVYPLFSEKLVAQKQNDADKLVKKESEYTTDTIIVTATRSHCLMSNLPQNVLVLTKKEIMRKSNGDIQSSLTGTLGLDIRSCSFLGSVSSISIWGSTSQQTLILLDGIPINSPSVGIPDLGLYPVGNLERIEIVKGPVSSIYGANALAGVINLITNFPEPVSQSPNVLLRFNYGFSSVYTGDAHLIGRVGSLRYQLFGYRLKSSGFRTNDDLLTQGAYFTSAYQLLPYLKFRLDLGYGNKNLGTPGPMPDSSQHPIYGDSTCFSIYDRQIDTLLILKSHVEVKIGSRFTSHIKGAKIINNTFYQWVDQFNSSNISINKDRYHNHNLFLNITNTHILSSPLNLSWGLDLEKKNVLINSSYPPSTQVNAQMNNCGFFNNLVLNLRSVTFLSNLRIDYNSAFKNFISYGMGLTKLISTNWKLKTHWGTGFRAPTLSDLYWPNSGNPNLKPEHANTFQIGTEFVLVSNLRFSITGFYRRTHNLISWIPDTNNFWRPTNIDSAQVSGVEFSSVAQIFKNFTFQIGGTIQNPIQIKKELTYYDFITSEARFEYKRRRQAYLPQIIVVGQLNYETNFNTNLSLWARFVSDRVNYYQSYVQLPEIVYETKRLNSYLILSLDITQEIFRKLTLSFRVNNLLNTRYSEQFGNSMIDRDYPQPGRTIFLGVELKS
- a CDS encoding ribonuclease HI family protein, which produces MTTDLEKRVIVYIDGSSQGNPGPSGVGVYIYGKLPRSSNTKHWFARYIGIRTNNEAEYYALLYALEFLATQLSLTSQAKISEIVIRTDSELLYNQMLGQYRVRDRKLKKLYAQAQNVLRKLPMVTFQLIPREKNRVCDRLAKRVVVERTKHLIPVKRQPKLDGQ
- the dut gene encoding dUTP diphosphatase, which encodes MKLIVKYCKLRDLPPPKYQTPGASGLDLYAADELTIAPGEFKVVGTGIALEIPKGFEGQIRARSGLAANSGIGVLNSPGTIDSDYRGELKVILFNFSNKPFVIKKGDRIAQLVFSRVYRATLRSVKKLKPTKRNQGGFGHTG